The Podarcis muralis chromosome Z, rPodMur119.hap1.1, whole genome shotgun sequence DNA segment CAGTCTATTATAACTCCGTTTTGGACTAAGTCCAATTACAACCCAGAAATGACTGCTCCGGGCTGAGTCATTTTTTTGATATAAGTCGGGCCCggctgctgttttaggggttgcttttcatCATCtggttcctgttgagtgtgtttcgTTTGTTAATTGAGTCCCtcgctgctaatcagaggcttcctgttgagtctgcCAGCTGTTGAGTCTCGAGCACCCacgcaacacagaggtgatatcTGGAGGTTTagtttttgctaattttattgcattttgatttgtgtggctttttcagctttttgactgtgacttcgttttatgggactgatctgtgactgtggcttgtgattTCGTTTTTGTGActagtttttgtgactgtgtggaactggTTGATTGTTtggctgcagaaatggataaaagccccccatccaaacaatgactatcatcagtgcacgtaaggaaaaaaaatgttaatttttttcatctACACTACTGTCTTATTTACTTTATAGCACAGTACTTTGATTATTACAgagacacgagtggcgctgtgggttaaaccacagagcctaggacttgccgatcagaaggtcagcaattcgaatccccgcgacagggtgagctcccgttgctcggtccctgctcctgccaacctagcagttcgaaagcacgtcaaagtgcaagtagataaataggtaccactccagcgggaaggtaaacggcgttttcatgcgctgctctgattcgccagaagcagcttagtcatgctggccacatgacccggaagctgtacgccggctcccttggccaataaagcgagatgagcgccgcaaccccaaagtcggccacgactggacatagtggtcaggggtccctttacctttacctttacattgattattgccttcattttatggatatatggtctcgttagacagtaaaattcatgttaaattgctgtcttAGCAGGTGTTTTCCattgtctggaacggattaatccattttcaattactttctatgggaaagcatgctttGTTTTAAGTCCGCTTCGTTTTAAgaccggacttccggaatggattacggtCTTAaatcaaagtaccactgtacacttcacATAGCATCGTTGAGACATCATCATGACATCACTAGCACATCGCAAATGGGGAGGGGTATACGGGGGTAACGCAAGTTCAATATCGTATGCCTTTCCTGACACCCcttatgtccaaagtctgtttcgggggcctaatccccCGTTTCCGGGGCCAGATGTtggcatttcccagggacagtctcggGGTTTACAAATCCATCCCCAGATTTCATTTCATGTCCCTGGATTTCTATTGTCAGTGTTCTAGATCTATGAATAGGGAATGAatcttgtgtgattggttcaactgcacaagacacatcatgcGGGGATTTCTAGTGAGGCAACATGGCGGACGCCACAGACACCATATCACTACAATAATCCATGAGATATTTTTTATACATGTCCCATTTTCTAATAAAGGTTTATCAGGGCGGTTTCACGGTTTCTCTGTTAACTTTgcctattattcttattcttattatttaggaTCATTGCTTTGTTCTAGCACGTCTCATagacaagtattattattattattattattattattattattattattattatttaatttttataagatctattatttgattgttgatgtaaacctccaaaaGGCATTTTGTACCATCAGGTTTCAACTTCTATCTTCAGTACTTTaatgctatggctagtggctgatgcaaataaaagaTTGTCCTGatctggaaaaaaaataaaaaagtaaaaccaGGTTTGTCCATAACAAAAAGGAAAATTGGGATATTTGTTCCATTACATCACGTTCTAACATCTATCGTCTCTCAACATTTCTTTGTCTAACGCACTATGTATTTCTGTTCTCTCAGTTGAATTTTGACGATAATATCTGATCTTGGATCACAGAAGTTCTTCAAAGGCTGCCACAGACACCATATACCTACAATAATCCATGAGATATTTTTTATACATGCCCCATTTTCTAATAAAGGTTTGATCAGGACAGTTTCTTGGTTTCTCTGTTAACTTtgcctgttattattattattattattattattattaaaggtcaTTGCTTTGTTCTAGCACAAATCATagacaagtattattattattatttatttaatttccatACTGCCTGATACCTGAAGGTCTCGGGGTGGTTTGCATAAAATACCAAATGCATAAAATCAAAACGAAACCAGCAACCCAATAAAAAAAACCTAGAAGagccagcattttttaaaagggtataggatgctaAGAAAGCGCGTGGTGGGCTTGACACGGCTTTcatcaatttgattttttaataataataataataatatttattcagttTTCCATTTTCTCCTGGGGATTCCAGGCCAAGACAtaccaaaaaaatgcaaaaaggaaTATTCTTGTATGCGACGGAAGCAGCAAGAATATTCATCACAACGAATTGGAAGGGAGAGAAAATCCCAACAAAATGAGAGTGGCAAAGTAAGTCATTGGAgtttgcaaaaatgacaaaaacagGTAATACTGAGATTTATTCAAAAATGGGACGTGTTCAAAAAATAACTAGAGGATTATTGCAGTAAGATGACATCAGCGGCAATGTTCGAGCAACTCCTGTGTTTGGATGTGGAAATATAAGAGAATAGAACATTGGCAAagattattaaaaagaaaatagagaTAATTTTTGTTGTCTATTTTTTAAGACAGATAACTTTGATTTTTTGCCTTTTTTGAAGTTTGAAAAAGCAATCTAAAAAGGGAGAAAATAGAGATTAATAGTTTATCAGATCAGGAAATACATGGTGAGGTGGCAGGAGGTCATAGGAATTTAACAAGAATGGATTGAGCAAATATTGATATTCTTTAGTATTTTCGTTTGGGGTTTTCATACACTTTTCTTTAATTTCCCCAGAGGGGTTGGGGAAACctaggcagatgggcagggtagaaataataaattacattattattattattattattattattatttccaataaAGCATTtaatacaagaagaagaagaagataccaGTGTGTTTCAAAACAGCAACGGGAATTCCTAAAATCACTATCCAGCCTTTATTTAAATAATAGCAGCCGGCTGGAACTGAAATGGGAGATTGTTATGTTATGAGATTGATCTTCTCTAAAGCTGCCATTtgctccctttcttccttcctccagGTCCTCCGGCTTGTCAGGATTCCCAAAAGGTGTCAGGAGAACACCCCCATTTCCCAGGTAAGAAGAgttccactttctctctctctctctctctctctctctctctctctctctctcaagtctCTATAAAAAGTGCAAGccagattctttctttctttctctctcagtcGCTCTCTccgtgtctttctttctttctttctttctttctttctttctttctttcttcctttcttcctttcttcctttcttcctttctctctctctctctctcttcccttctttccttcACGAGTTCTTACCACATCCCACAATTAACTGCATCTCCGCATTTTCCAAATAATTATACAAATCACATATAAAGATAGAATAAAATTTGACATAACAAGCACCTTCACATTCCTGCCAGCGGTTTTAAATGTGTACAGTGATCTTTTCAATTAAGGAAAAATCTGGCTTAAAAGAGATGTAGAGCTGGGTCTCATGTTCAACCCGCCAAGTATTTTTAGTAGGTCATTCCAGCTTCTCCGGGGCCACTTCTTCTCCTGCCTTCCCATAATCCTATTAGCCTGAGAGAAGGGACTGAGCTATAAGAGGAAAAAAGCCCCTCTCTTAGCCGACAGCTTGAGATTTTAAATCTTTAAATCAGTCGCTCAAATCAGGATAGCTCCTTCGGCCTGCTGACAAGCtgctggagaataataataataataataataataataataataataataataataataataataacaaccctaTCCCtaatgttgttgtcgtttagttgtgtccgactcttcgtgaccccacagaccagagcatgccaggcagttctgtcttccactgcctcccgcagtctgctcaaactcatgctggtagcctcaagaacactatccaaccatctcgtcctctgtcgtccccttctccttgtaccctccatctttcccaacatcggggtattttccagggagtcttctattctcatgaggtggccaaagtattggagcctcagcttcacaatctgtccttccagtgagcactcagggctgatttccttaaaaatggataggtttgatcttcttgcagtccatgggactctcaagagtctcctccagcaccataattcaaaagcatcaattcttcggcgatcagccttctttatggtccagctctcacttccatacatcactactgggaaaaccatggctttaactatacggacctttgttggtaaggtgatgtctctacttctcaagatgctgtctaggcctgtcattgcccttctcccaagaagcaggcgtcttttaatttcgtggctgctgtcaccatctgcagtgatcatggagcccaagaaagtaaaatctctcactgcctccatttcttccccttctatttgccaggaggtgatgggaccagctgccatgatctttgtttttttgatgttgaacttcagaccatattttgcgctctcctctttcaccctcattaaaaggttctttaattcctcctcactttctgccatcaaggttgtgtcatctgcatatctgaggttgctgatatttcttccagcgatcttaattccggctagggattcatccagcccagcctttcgcataatgaattctgcatataagttaaataagcagggagacaatatacagccttgtcgtactcctttcccaatttagaaccaatcagttgttccatatccagtcctaactgtagcttcttgtcccacatagagatttctcaggagacagatgaggtgaccaggcactcccatttctttaagaacttgccatagtttgctgtggtcgacacagtcaaaggcttttgcatagttaatgaagcagaagtagatgtctttctggaactctctagctttctccataatccaatgcatgtttgcagtttggtctctggttcctctgcctcttctaaatccagcttgcacttctgggagttctcggtccacatactgcttgagccttccttgtagaattttaagcataaccttgctagcgtgtgaaatgagtgcaattgtgcggtagttggagcattctttggcactgcccttctttgggattgggatgtagactgatcttctccaatcctctggccactgctgagttttccaaatttgctggcatattgaatgtagcaccttaacagcatcatcttttaaaattttaaatagttcagctggaatactatCACTTCCACTgaccttgttatttgcagtgctttctaaggcccatttgacttcactctccaggatgtctggctcaaggtcagcaaccacactacctggggtgtacgagacatccatatctttctggtataattcctctgtgtattcttgccacctcttcttgatgtcttctgcctctgttaggtccttaccacttttgtcctttcttatggtaatctttgtacgaaatgttcctttcatatatccaattttcttgaacagatctctggttcttcccattctgttgtcttcctctatttgtttgcattgctcgtttaagaaggccttcttgtctctccttgctattttttggaaatctgcattcaatttcctgtatctttcactatctccctcgcattttgcttgccttctctcccccgctatttgtaaggcctcgttggacagccactttgctttcttgcatttccttttcattgggatggttttagttgctgcctcttgtataatgttacgagcctccatccatagttcttcaggcactctgtccaccaaatctaaatccttaaacctgttcctcacttccactgtgtattcataagggatttgacttagattgtatcttaccggcccagtggtgtttcctactttcttcagtttaagcttgaattttgctataagaagctgatgatctgagccacagtcagctccaggtcttgtttttgctgactgtatagagcttctccatctttggctgcagagaatataatcaatctgatttcgatgctgcccatctggtgaggtccatgtgtagagtcgtctcttgtgttgttggaaaagagtgtttgtgatgaccagcttgttctcttgacagaactctattagcctttgccctgcttcgttttgatctccaaggccaaacttgccagttgttccttttatctcttgactccctactttagcattccaatcccctataatgagaagaacatccttctttggtgtcacttctataaggtgttgtaagtcttcatagaactgatcaatttcagtttcttcagcaccagtagttggtgcataaacttggattactgtgatgttaaaaggtctgccttggattcgtatcgagatcattctttcatttttgagattgcatcccagtacagctttcgccactcttttgtttactatgagggccactccatttcttttacgggtttcttgcccacagtcgTAGaaatgatagtcatccgaactgaatttgcccattcctgtccattttagttcactgatgcccaggatgtcaatatttattcttgccatctcatttttgaccacatccaacttacccaggttcatggttcttacattccaggttcctatgtaatatttttctttacagcattggactttcctttcacttccaggcatatccgcaactgagcgtcctttcggctttggcccagccgcttcatcagctctgaatctacttgtacttgtcctttgctcttcctcagtagcatgttcatagaatcatagaatcatagagttggaagagaccacaagggccatcgagtccaaccccctgccaagcaggaaacaccatcagagcactcctgacatatggctgtcaagcctctgcttaaagacctccaaagaaggagactccaccacactccttggcagcaaattccactgtcaaacagctcttactgtcaggaagttcttcctaatgtttaggtggaatcttggacgccttccgacctgaggggctcatcttccagcgtcataacttttatatgcctgttgtctttgtccatggagttttcttggcagggatactggagtggcttgccggttcctcctccaggtggatcacgtttggtcaaaactctccactatcacctattcatcttgggtgccctccttggcatagttcatagcttctctgagttattcaagcccctttgccacggcaaggcagtgatccatgaaggggggcaaggcagtgatccatgaaggggctatCCCTAATACCTGTCCCTAACTCCTATCCCTATCTCTAACCCTTatccctaacaacaacaacaacaacaacaatctacccTGGTTGGTCCCTGCCAGTTTTGATATTGGATTGTAGATCGCAGCCAACTtcaagttggacatgcctggatatGATGATTGTTGGTTACATGTATTTTCAGCAACTTGGAAATAAAGTTGGGGAGGGAGATGCTCGTCTTAGTCCTCTCTctctcagtagtagtagtagtaatttattattatttatacccctcccaggAAGCCTCTGGCTCAGCGTGGCTCAGCTGCCTTCTGCAGCACCGGTGGGAACAGAGAAGGACGTCCGGAAAAGCCTCGCCTCTTCCTCTGAGCCCATTTTGGACCTCCGGACAGATGCAGCATCCGTGCTTCCAGGTGAGATGCTCAAGAAAATCACCCTTTTAGAGTTTAAATTGGGAGAAATAAACGCAGTAGACGGACAAAAGATTCTCAAAAGGAGGAAATCACATGGCGGGAAGCTGGTTACAGGTGCGTTTGAATATCTGAAGTTCAAGGCTTCCGGCTAAGACCCATGGGATGCCCTCCTCAAAGAATAAAGATGCACCAGTCTTGGGCATAAGGAACAGTAAGAAGCTAAAGCCCTCCCCTGCTGGGACTGAAGGCAGGCTAGAGGCTGGGGTTACAAAGAAGTAGGAGTGGGTTATTATttactcctctcttcttctcctcctctcctctcctgcttcttcctcctccttctctcctccaGCGTCCACCATCCCCACCAGCACCACACCAACCGCCCCGCCAACTGCCACGGAGCACCCCCCCACTGCCACCCTCAAAAGATCCCCCGTGCTGCCAGCCGGGGCCACCACTGAACCGGCCCCACCAGACCTACCCCAGAGCTCCAAGGAGGCCGCCCAGGAGAGACCTTTCTCTTCCGCCAACTTCTCCCCCGACCCAGATCCGGCTTTGCCCCCTCCTCCGGATCAAGACCCCCTCCCGGAAACCAGGGGATCTTGGGGGTCCTTGCCGTGGCCGGAGGCCCCTGAAGAGTGCGGCCCGCCCCGGCCCACCACCTTGGACTTCTCCAAGCCCCTCCAGAAGCTGGAGGAGGCGAAGCAGGTGGGCGTTGAGGAGAACGGGCTGGAACGTGGCCCGCCGCCTCCCGGCGAAGAGAGGAAGGCTCTGCAGTTGGAGCTGGGCAAATGCATTGAGGACTTTCGGAGAATCCGAGTGCCTGCCTCGTTCCCCAACAAAAAACGGGCGTGGCAAAGCGAGCTGCTCCAGAAATACCAGCTCTGAGGGACTCTCGTGGATCCATCAAATGGAAGCAATCATCAATGGACCGTACTATAAAATAAAGGAGACAGTTGTAgatgagaaaaataaaaatggatttccccccctgacCTGCAGTGGTGATAGtcgttgtttggatggggggctttgaTCCATTTCCGCAGTAATGCCATCCATCCATTCGGAGCTGAACCGGGTTCCGCACAGTCGCGAAAACAAACCGAAAAAGCGGCAAACTGAATCTgctccggaagtctgtttgacgtCCGAAATGTTCAGAAGCCGAGACGCAGATTCCAGTTGGCACAGGCACCCCAGAAAGGACCACCAACAGCTGCGTCGGactttcagcttccaaaaaacgtccagaaaccagaacacttacttctgggttttgggcaTTTGGGAACCAGGGTGTTTGGGTACCAAGGCGCTTGGGAACCAGGGTGTTTGGGTACCAAGACATTTGGAAACCAGGGCGTTTGCTACCAAGGCGTTTgggtaccaaggcatttgggaaccagggtgtttgggaaccaagacgTTTAGAAACCagggtgtttgggaaccaaggtgtttgggaaCCAGGGTGCTTGGGAACCAGGGCTGATGCGGTCGATGTTTGTTGGAAGTATGAAGGTTATCGCCTCTGGCATGCAGAGCATCCCTGGGTGTGTTCGCAGGAATGCATTTCGGATTAATTTGATTTTCCGGTCCATTGTGATTCCCTCCATGCTCCCGCCCCACAGCGCATTGTCCCAGCATGTTGGTTGTGGCCAAGACAGTCTGCCAAGggaaatgctgttgttgttgtactgTTAAAGGCTGTATTTTGCAGCTTCATTGCTTTCCAGGAACGGTTGCCAGGAAAACCCGGCTCAGCAAACACACCTCACCAAGgaggccagtggtgggtggaaaaATAGGCGCAATCCAGCACAAAACACGTACACTGTATTAATTGTTTCCATGCTGTGGCAGCCACTGAGCAAGATGACGTCAGTTTTTTTAGATACTCTCAATGTTTCAGGAAGAAAAAAACCGTTACACACAAACGTATTTTcatagaaccagtgctttttattttattttattttttaatgtttaggagtactctcatttcccAACTCATCTCGAAATACAGTCCATTTTCggaggatgccagcaaggttgaACCTCTCTGCAAAAAAGAGGCTTTTATGATTCCAAAAAGGAAATCTTCCTCCACTTGTCCATATTAAGAGTATGCCAGTAaggttgaacctttctgtaaaaaaaggaaaaggaaactttCCTCTGCTTGTCCGTATTAAGAGGATGTCAGCACggttgaacctttctgtaaaaaagggatttaaatcttacagggtttttattctgtttttcatctgtcaggagctgcccagagtggctggggaagcccagcctgaTGGTCGGGCTATAGATAATATacttgaatattattattattattattattattattattattattattattattattatatttcagtAGTGGAATGGTCCAAATAGCCTGGGAAC contains these protein-coding regions:
- the LOC114588796 gene encoding uncharacterized protein LOC114588796 isoform X2 codes for the protein MALADPGGGSAQPGSDFPEIVELNVGGQVYLTRRSTLLSVPNSLLWEMFAHNGARPLARDSKNRVFIDRDGFLFRYILDYMRDRCLVLPENFPERGRLRREAEYFQLPELARTLAPKTSQQDSDEEGQSDSEDLSPGPDAPGILPDGQSTRIPGFITIAYRGSYALGRDGQADAKFRRVARITVCGKTALAREVFGEALNESRDPDRAPGRYTSRYYLKFTFLEQAFDRLAGAGFQMVASNSTGTCTVEPADGKIWTSYAEYVFYLFVTVWNWLIVWLQKWIKAPHPNNDYHQCTSSGLSGFPKGVRRTPPFPSLWLSVAQLPSAAPVGTEKDVRKSLASSSEPILDLRTDAASVLPASTIPTSTTPTAPPTATEHPPTATLKRSPVLPAGATTEPAPPDLPQSSKEAAQERPFSSANFSPDPDPALPPPPDQDPLPETRGSWGSLPWPEAPEECGPPRPTTLDFSKPLQKLEEAKQVGVEENGLERGPPPPGEERKALQLELGKCIEDFRRIRVPASFPNKKRAWQSELLQKYQL
- the LOC114588796 gene encoding uncharacterized protein LOC114588796 isoform X1 gives rise to the protein MALADPGGGSAQPGSDFPEIVELNVGGQVYLTRRSTLLSVPNSLLWEMFAHNGARPLARDSKNRVFIDRDGFLFRYILDYMRDRCLVLPENFPERGRLRREAEYFQLPELARTLAPKTSQQDSDEEGQSDSEDLSPGPDAPGILPDGQSTRIPGFITIAYRGSYALGRDGQADAKFRRVARITVCGKTALAREVFGEALNESRDPDRAPGRYTSRYYLKFTFLEQAFDRLAGAGFQMVASNSTGTCTVEPADGKIWTSYAEYVFYRPPACQDSQKVSGEHPHFPASGSAWLSCLLQHRWEQRRTSGKASPLPLSPFWTSGQMQHPCFQRPPSPPAPHQPPRQLPRSTPPLPPSKDPPCCQPGPPLNRPHQTYPRAPRRPPRRDLSLPPTSPPTQIRLCPLLRIKTPSRKPGDLGGPCRGRRPLKSAARPGPPPWTSPSPSRSWRRRSRWALRRTGWNVARRLPAKRGRLCSWSWANALRTFGESECLPRSPTKNGRGKASCSRNTSSEGLSWIHQMEAIINGPYYKIKETVVDEKNKNGFPPLTCSGDSRCLDGGL